In Thermoanaerobaculia bacterium, one DNA window encodes the following:
- a CDS encoding S-layer homology domain-containing protein, whose protein sequence is MHVETSTRRRSAPTILFALLFLLGTALAARATVVPAPHVTLNGIAGIDLHGTFAVWTSDHSGSGHFTATIYWDDSDLAATSPGAVSSNGPKIFETQGTHNYAGPGPDPLIHERIYNGFVHVTDSQDDSSADIGFAVVIRKSQLVPAALFADDSSDAETNSDVDGIFEFGETILLNPSWSNEADNLNHVTGTLSSFTRGGITAGETYTIMRGAAEYGNLAKYDVHDCFNGNVPCFKLSATLTGPRPQTHIDAQVTEEVTGEVFHTWTIHMGGSFSDVVVNSGFYKDIETILHNGVTLGYGDGTFGPAGTTTRMQAAIFITRAMFQGDETQIPSTGTGYNCSAVDGLSMFTDIPATSPFCKHVNYLASRQIVLGCTTTQFCPNNLISRAQTAMLLARSQPPLYPGGETDVPMAYTGPTTGRTYDCNVATANVPFPDVSANQAICRFVGYVWSLGIVDGFQDGTFHPNGLSNRAQMAKMLTRAFQLKLYQP, encoded by the coding sequence CAACGGAATCGCCGGCATCGACCTGCACGGCACGTTCGCGGTCTGGACTTCCGATCACAGCGGCTCCGGACACTTCACCGCGACGATTTACTGGGACGACAGTGATCTGGCCGCCACCTCGCCCGGGGCGGTGAGCTCGAACGGGCCAAAGATCTTCGAGACACAGGGCACGCACAACTATGCGGGACCGGGACCGGACCCTCTCATTCACGAGAGAATCTACAATGGTTTCGTCCACGTCACCGACTCGCAGGACGACTCTTCCGCGGACATCGGCTTCGCGGTCGTGATCCGGAAGAGCCAGCTCGTTCCCGCGGCCCTTTTCGCGGATGACAGCAGCGACGCGGAGACGAATTCGGACGTCGACGGTATCTTCGAGTTCGGCGAGACGATCCTGCTCAACCCGAGCTGGTCGAACGAGGCGGACAACCTGAACCACGTCACCGGCACGCTGTCGTCGTTCACGCGCGGCGGAATCACCGCGGGTGAGACCTATACGATCATGCGGGGCGCCGCCGAATACGGAAACCTGGCGAAGTACGACGTGCACGACTGCTTCAATGGCAACGTGCCGTGCTTCAAGCTCTCGGCGACGCTCACCGGCCCCCGTCCGCAGACCCACATCGATGCGCAAGTCACGGAGGAGGTCACCGGTGAAGTCTTTCATACCTGGACCATCCACATGGGCGGCAGCTTCTCCGACGTGGTCGTGAACTCGGGCTTCTACAAGGACATCGAGACGATCCTGCACAACGGAGTCACGCTCGGATATGGGGACGGAACCTTTGGTCCGGCCGGAACGACGACTCGAATGCAGGCTGCGATCTTCATCACGCGAGCGATGTTCCAGGGCGACGAGACCCAGATTCCCTCGACCGGAACGGGATACAACTGCAGCGCGGTGGACGGACTGTCGATGTTTACCGACATTCCGGCCACGAGCCCGTTCTGCAAGCACGTCAACTACCTGGCGAGCCGCCAGATCGTTCTCGGCTGCACCACGACCCAGTTCTGCCCGAACAATCTGATCAGCCGCGCCCAGACGGCGATGCTTCTCGCCCGCTCCCAGCCCCCGCTCTATCCGGGAGGAGAGACGGACGTACCGATGGCATACACGGGTCCGACGACGGGGCGGACGTATGACTGCAACGTCGCGACCGCCAATGTTCCCTTCCCGGACGTCTCCGCGAACCAGGCGATCTGCCGGTTCGTCGGCTACGTCTGGTCGCTCGGGATCGTGGACGGTTTCCAAGACGGAACGTTCCACCCGAACGGGCTCTCCAACCGTGCCCAGATGGCGAAAATGCTCACCCGCGCCTTCCAGCTGAAGCTCTACCAGCCGTAA